The genome window ACCCTTCAATGTTAAAATTAATACGAGCCGCACCCTTGGTACTTATGCGCTGCAGCTCAATTACGTTTTCAAGATATTTAATCTCGCTTTGAATAGGCATGGTATCCTCCCTGCCTTCGCGCAGCATGTAGCGTAATATATCTGACAACTTTAATAAAGCTGCCGGCGCCTGTTCTGATTGCTGGTAGGTAAGCGAATAAATATCATTAATGCTGTTAAACAAAAAATGTGGGTTTAGCTGCGACCGCAAAAAAGTTAATTCGGCAGCCGCCTTTTCTTTTTCAAGCTCCTGCTGCCGGTGGCGGGTTTTATACCAGTCTTCAACAAAAAAATACATCAACCCATATACAAAGTAGCTGGGGAAATAATAGAAAAATATGTTGCTAACGTAGCGGGTTGCTGAATAGTTGTTCCCGTTGTAATTATCAAAGCCTAAAAACGGTAAAAATAAATGGTACTCAATTACATAACGATAGGCTACGATAAACAACAGCGTTAAAATTGACAGCAAAAATGCCTTTACATAGTTTTTTTTAACAATTATTTGCGGGGCCACCAGCAGGTAAGCGCTAAAAAAACAAAATACCGGGATTAGCAAATAACCGGTTTCCATTACCAGGTATTTAAAAAACAGCTGCAGCCCAACCAACTGATTTTTATGTCCACTCAATATACCCCTGCCAATTGAGTTCCACAGGTTATTACCCAGTAGCAGTACCCAAAATGTTATATGCAATAGTATAATGTACTTCCGTTTCATTGCTTAAATATAAAACAGGTTTACTGCTTATCGCACTATAAATACATAAAAGCCGGATATTTAGTGATGAACCGACTTTTGCCTTCTATCATTTGATAAAAGAAGCCGGTCTCCCGATTCATCAACAAAATTCACCGGTTCATCAATTGTAGTTTTAATAAAGGCGCATTCGTATCATGTTTGTACGAGTAAATTTTACGGACATGAGAAAATCAATACTGATCATGCTGATCGCGTTACTGCCCGCACAGGTATTTTGCCAGGATCAACTTAATGTTACAGTTCATCCCGGCGTGGAGCTGTTTACTATTGTACAAATTCTGGCAGGTAAGTATGCAGAGCCCAATCCATCAGCTTACAGTAAAGAGGTAATGGATTATTTTGGAAAATACAAAGAGCACCCCGCCGTAAAAAAGGCAATATCATTTGATAAAGTTTATCCCGACCTGGTTGAGCTGGGCTGGTGCATGAGCGACTTCCCCAATATTAAAATTTATGAGCCTGCTGACCTTAACTGGTATAAAATGTACGGTAAAGAAAACGTGCTTGAATACATCAGGCTCTGCAAAGATTTTTTTAACGACACCCACTTCTGGCAATTTTTCCAGCAGCACCAGGCACGGTATAACAAATGGGGCGATGAGCTGAAGGCCAATGTTGATTCGGGAAAGCTGATAAAAAAGTTGCAGGATTTTTATAAATACGATACGGCGATCCACTGGTACATTTGCATCGACCCGCTAAACAGCTGGGGATCACACGCCATAATGACCAAAACACTTAACCCACAATTTTCTGCCTGGCTGGTGTATAATACCGGATATTTTAAAGACAACGCTTCCGTAAACACCGATCCTATTTTTGAATTCAAAAATTTTGAAAACCTGGTATGGCATGAGGGAAGCCATGTTTATATAAATAGCCTGCTTAAGAAATACGAAAAAGATATAAGCGAATTGGATTACCTGTTTAACAAGGATGATGAAGGCATGAAACGAAACCAGATCAGCAATTGGCCTTATTGTTTTGATGAAAATATGGTGCGGTCAATAACCGCATCCCTTTATAAAAAATACAGCACGGAGGAAGCTTATAAACGCCAGATGGCCCGCGAAAAAGCAAACAATTTTATTTATGTGGAGGATCTTGCACCGTTTATTTATAATAATTACCTCAATTCAAACAAGTATAAAAACTTCGCTGATTTTTTCCCGGAGATTTTAAAGTACATTAAAAATAAATGCCCCAAAAAAGCCTGATCTAAACCTGCATTATGAAGAAGATAATTTTATTATTCCTGTTATTTCCGTGTTTGCTTAAAGCACAGCAAGTGAATTACATTGAGAGGGCCGATTCTTGTTTTAAGACTAAAGACTATGAAGGTGCGGCTACTAATTACGATGCTTACCTGGATAAACAAAATCCCGAGTCAAACATAATCGCCTATCGAGCTGCCATTGCCTGGTGTATGGCCGGAGATAAGGAAAAAACTTTTACAGCTTTAAGCCGGTATGTAAAAAACAATGCATTAAACAATTATTATTTTTTTAGCGAAAAGTTACTCAAAGAAAAAGAGTTCGACTTTATAAAAGAAGATCCCAGATGGAGGGAAATGATAACATCGGTACAAAAAGGAGAGGCCAAAGTTGTTGCACAGGAAAAGAAAGAGCAGGAAGATGTAATAGCAACCTGGAAAAACTTTGAAGCAGCAATGGATGTGCGGTTGCAACTTAATGCGCTAAAATTAGACAGAGATATTTATCCGGACTTAAAAAAGGCATTCACTTATAAATCGCCAAAGGCTTATTTAAAGGATAACGGTATTGCACTATTTATTCATATTGATACCACTGATGTTCCGTTTTATGTGCATTTACCTGCTGATTACGATCCGGCTGTGCCCTGCCCGGCGATGGTTGTTTTACATGGTGCAGTCAGGCACAGTATTGGCTATGGCGGCGCAGCAACGTTTTCGATGGTTTACCGTGCAACAAGCGAGCATATTCCGCTTTATGCAGAGAAATATATTACCATTTATCCAATGGGGACAAAGCTTATTAACTGGATGACTACTGAAAGCGGTTTTGATATGGTAAATAAAATTGTAATGCACCTTAAAGCATATTTAAATATAGATGATAACCGGGTTGAGTTGCTGGGCCATTCAAACGGCGCTACCGGGGTGTTTACTTATTTGGTGAAATCACCATCGTTATATGCGGGTTTTTACGGAATGAATACCCAGCCCAAAGTGTTTATTGGCGGCACCTACTTGCAAAATGGAATGACAAGGCAGTTTTATAATTTTGCTACTGATAAGGACTATTACTATCCTCCGCAGGCCGTTAAAACTATTGATAGCCTTGCCAACTCCCTCGGGGTAAAGTGGCATACGGAGCTTAATAAAGGTTATCCGCATTGGTTCCCGTCTATGAAGGAATCACAGGTACCAATGGCTAAAATATTTGAAGACATGAGTACTCGTGTTCGCGATCCCTACCCAAAAGAGATTTACTTTGAAACAGACAACGTTAAATACGGAACGTCCGACTGGTTAACCATAACCACTTTAGATACCCTTTCAAATAAAGCAGCATGGCAACCTGATCCTAATTTTAAGATAACTGAATGGCTGGATAATAATGATTTCAATAAAACCGTTCACCGCGAAGAAATGGCTTTTTACTATCCGCACAAATCAGGTGCTATAAAAGCAAGTAGGCAAGGCAACAGTATTTACATTGAAACCAGCGATGTCGCTTCGTTCTCCATTAAACTAAACCGGGAAATAATAGATTATAAACAAAAGGTAAATGTGTATTTAAATGGGAAGAAGGTGTTTTCAAAAATGCTGCAACCTGACAGGCAATTTACACTTGCCAATTTTAAAGAACAATTGGACAGGAATGTTATTTGGGAAAATGAACTGACGTTTAAGGTAAAATAGAATTTTTTAAAAAAAATGTCATTTCGAGCGAAAGCGCGGCAACCACATCACTATGCATTTACGCCACTGTATTGGCGCTGTATATGGCGATGAGGTCGCTTCACTCGTTCCTCGTTCGCAATGACAAAATTGGATAGGTTCGCGATCAGTAAGCATCACCCAAACAACAGCCCAAATACCTCTTCAATATTGCTTACCACCCTCACCTCAATTTTATAACGCGAAAGGTCTATTTTCTTCCTGTCCTGCCCACCGGCGGGCAAATTATATTTAGAGATAAAGATCTGTTCAAATCCTAATTTTTGTGCTTCTGCAATGCGTTGTTCCACGCGGTTAACAGCACGAATCTCGCCTGATAAACCAATTTCACCGGCAAAACAGGTTTTTGTAGAAATAGCAATGTCCTCGTGTGAAGAAATAATGGCGACCGCCAGCCCCAGGTCAATAGCTGGGTCTTCAACTCTTATACCACCGGTTATATTTAAAAACACATCCTTGGCACCAAGCTTAAAGCCGCAGCGTTTTTCAAGCACAGCCAGCAACATGCTCATGCGTTTGGTATCAAAGCCCGTTGCGGTACGTTGCGGCGTGCCATAGGCGGAGATACTCACCAGCGCCTGGGTTTCAATCAGCATGGGGCGCATGCCCTCTAAAGTGGCACTAATAGTAATACCGCTTAATGGTTCATCACGTTGTGAAAGCAGGATCTCGGAGGGATTTGATACCTCCCTGAGTCCCTCGCCAAGCATTTCATAGATCCCCAGTTCAGATGATGAACCGAACCTATTTTTTACCGTACGTAAAATGCGGTAAACATGGTGCCTGTCCCCTTCAAATTGCAACACAGTATCAACCATGTGCTCCAATATCTTCGGACCAGCTATCATGCCGTCCTTAGTTATATGGCCGATCAAAAATACCGGTGTGGAGCTTTCTTTTGCAAAGCGCAGCAATTCAGCCGTGCATTCGCGCACCTGCGAAACACTGCCTGGTGTGGATTCGATATGAGCTGAATGCAAGGTCTGGATAGAGTCAATAACCACCAGATCAGGCTCCAACGCTTCTATTTGTTTAAATATGTTTTGGGTTGATGTTTCGGTCAATATGTAGCATCCTTTATTGATTTCGGATCTCGGCTGTTCGATTTCGGATTTGTTTAATCTTTCTCCTAAATGCCGATCTCTAACCTCTGATCTCTGACCTCCAACTTCCACCAGTCGCTCCGCCCGCATCTTTATCTGCCGCTCGCTTTCCTCGCCAGATACATAAAGCACTTTAAGGTTTGGCATATTCAGGGCCAGCTGCAGCATCAAGGTTGATTTACCTATGCCGGGTTCGCCACCAATCAGCACCAATGATCCCGCTACAATACCGCCGCCCAAAACGCGGTTAAATTCTGCATCGGGTGTTAACAGCCGGTCCTCTTCGGTAAAAGTAATATCTGCCACTTGTACAGGCTTATTTGCCTTTTGCAGCGTTGTGGACGAAGTTTTCCAATTTGGGACAGATGTATTAGGCTTTTCCAGTATTTCCTCAACAAAGGTGTTCCATTGCGCGCATGACGGACATTTTCCCAGCCATTTGGCAGATTCGTACCCACAGCTTTGACAGAAGTATGCAATTTTTGATTTAGCCATTTTCAGGTGCGCAAAATATAGATTTGCGGATTAGCTCAAATATAAACAATTATACTAAAATAATTAGCAATCTATTGCAAAACTAGATAAGGAGATGCTTTATTAAAACATCTCCTTATCTAAATACTTTTTAATTCGGAAGCCCGATAGTTAAAGCTTTATTTCCTCGTCTTTGCCTGAGAAGAAATGGAACTCAGTGATCTGGTAAGCAGGGTTGCTTTTAACCTTTATCCACTGGCTATACTTTAAAAACCATTTCATCTGGCGGTTTATAAAGCCTTGTTTAATGTAGGCTTCAATATATGGGTGAACAGTAAGTGTAATGTTCTTTTCGTTTTGCTCTACCAATATGTAATTAAAGTTGGTTTCAATATCATCAAGCAACAAAATTGTTGGCCTTATGGTACCGGTACCATTACAAGTAGGGCAAACTTCGCTGGTAACAATGTTCATTTCAGGGCGTACCCGCTGGCGGGTTATTTGTACCAGTCCAAATTTACTTGGCGGTAAAATAGTATGCTTGGCCCTGTCGTGCGCCATTTCACCACGTAAATAATCAAACAGATCTTTACGGTTATTTGGCTTGTGCATATCAATAAAATCGATAACCACAATGCCGCCCATATCGCGCAGCCTTAGCTGGCGGGCAATTTCTTTGGCCGCTTCTTTGTTGACCTGGAAAGCATTTTCTTCCTGGTTCTCTTTGCTGGCAGTGCGGTTTCCGCTGTTTACGTCAATAACATGCAGCGCTTCCGTATGTTCAATAACCAAATAAGCTCCACCGGCAAGGTTTACAGTCTTTCCAAAAGCACCTTTAATTTGCTTGTCAATGCCATAATGTTCAAATATAGGAACACTATTTTTGTGGAACTTTACTATACTCTCCAGGTCTGGCGATATTTCATGAACGTAGGAGCGAACCTCTTCGAACATGCTGTTATCGTTCACATAAATGTGCTGAAAATCGGGATTTAGAATATCGCGCAATAACGTTGAAGTACGGTCAATTTCACCCAGTGCTTTTTTAGCAGGCTCGATAGACGGCAGACGCGTAATGAAAGCTTCCCACTTTGATACCAGATCAAGCAGGTCCTTTTGCATTTCCGCAACGCCTTTCCCTTCAGAAACCGTACGTATAATTACACCAAAGTGCTTTGGCTTAATGCTTTCAACTATTTTACGCAGCCGGTTACGCTCGGTGTTACTCTTTATCTTTTTTGAGATAGAGATAACTTCCGAAAACGGCACCAATACTACATATCGCCCGGCTATAGATATATCTGAACTTAAACGGGGGCCTTTTGTTGAAATAGGCTCCTTGGCTATCTGTACAGGTATAAGCTGATTTTTAGATAATAACTCAGAGATTTTACCCCCTTTATTAATATCACTCTCCAGCTTAAAGTTATCTAAAAGCTTTGACTGATATCCCCCGCTACGTACTTGCTTGGTCAGCTTAAGCAGGCTTTGTACCTGCGGGCCAAGATCAAGGTAATGCAAAAAGGCATCTTTCTCATATCCTACATCAACAAAAGCAGCATTTAACCCTGGCATTATCTTTTTGATACGGCCAAGGTAAATATCACCAACAGTATAATTATTGCTGGTTTGCTCTTTATGAAGTTCTACAAGCTGTTTGTCCTGTAATAATGCAATAGTAGTCCCGCTGGGGGATGAATCGATAATTAATTCTTTTATCAATTGCTACTCCATTTCTTAAAGCGGTTATAAAACCGCACGTTAATAAGTGGGTAAAAAACAAATTTGCCCGTTAAACATAAACAGGAATTATAAGCAGGGGTTAAAATGCTTATTTTTTCTTATGTCTGTTTTTTCTTAAACGTTTTTTACGTTTATGAGTAGCCATTTTGTGTCTTTTACGTTTTTTACCGCTCGGCATAATAATTATTTTTATTTGTGATTAATTCTTTAATTCTTTAATGTATTCATCAATGCGCTGGTTAAATGCCGGATCGGGCATCATCTCTTTACATTTCTGATAAGCTTCAATAGCTTCCTTCTTTTGCCCTAACTGCTTATAGCTTTCTGCAAGGTAAAAATAAGGTTCAACTTCGGCTTTTTGTGCAATTATGGTTTTAAACCGCGCAACAGCCTTTTCATACTGGCCCGATTTCATTGCGAATAAACCAAGGCTTAAATTCGCGTTCCTGTTATTCGGGTCCTGTTTTACAACATCAAGCAACAACATGATCCCCTGCATTGGCGAACCTCCGTCAGGATCAGTAATGCCTAAGCTGGTTTGGTTTACATAAGCAACACCTAAGCCGGCTTTAGCATCAAGATTGGACGGATCAAGCTTTACAGCATTTTTATAACTTGCAATTGCATTGGTTACAAAAGCGGGCTGCGAAGCGGTATCCTGTGTTAATTTGTAGGCATCATTAAATCGGCTGCCTGCATTTTTCCACTCTTCAAACTTGTTCTCCTGCTGGGCCACAGCCTGGTAATAAAATGCTGCCGGTGCCGGTTGATTTACA of Mucilaginibacter xinganensis contains these proteins:
- a CDS encoding alpha/beta hydrolase, whose amino-acid sequence is MKKIILLFLLFPCLLKAQQVNYIERADSCFKTKDYEGAATNYDAYLDKQNPESNIIAYRAAIAWCMAGDKEKTFTALSRYVKNNALNNYYFFSEKLLKEKEFDFIKEDPRWREMITSVQKGEAKVVAQEKKEQEDVIATWKNFEAAMDVRLQLNALKLDRDIYPDLKKAFTYKSPKAYLKDNGIALFIHIDTTDVPFYVHLPADYDPAVPCPAMVVLHGAVRHSIGYGGAATFSMVYRATSEHIPLYAEKYITIYPMGTKLINWMTTESGFDMVNKIVMHLKAYLNIDDNRVELLGHSNGATGVFTYLVKSPSLYAGFYGMNTQPKVFIGGTYLQNGMTRQFYNFATDKDYYYPPQAVKTIDSLANSLGVKWHTELNKGYPHWFPSMKESQVPMAKIFEDMSTRVRDPYPKEIYFETDNVKYGTSDWLTITTLDTLSNKAAWQPDPNFKITEWLDNNDFNKTVHREEMAFYYPHKSGAIKASRQGNSIYIETSDVASFSIKLNREIIDYKQKVNVYLNGKKVFSKMLQPDRQFTLANFKEQLDRNVIWENELTFKVK
- the radA gene encoding DNA repair protein RadA, producing MAKSKIAYFCQSCGYESAKWLGKCPSCAQWNTFVEEILEKPNTSVPNWKTSSTTLQKANKPVQVADITFTEEDRLLTPDAEFNRVLGGGIVAGSLVLIGGEPGIGKSTLMLQLALNMPNLKVLYVSGEESERQIKMRAERLVEVGGQRSEVRDRHLGERLNKSEIEQPRSEINKGCYILTETSTQNIFKQIEALEPDLVVIDSIQTLHSAHIESTPGSVSQVRECTAELLRFAKESSTPVFLIGHITKDGMIAGPKILEHMVDTVLQFEGDRHHVYRILRTVKNRFGSSSELGIYEMLGEGLREVSNPSEILLSQRDEPLSGITISATLEGMRPMLIETQALVSISAYGTPQRTATGFDTKRMSMLLAVLEKRCGFKLGAKDVFLNITGGIRVEDPAIDLGLAVAIISSHEDIAISTKTCFAGEIGLSGEIRAVNRVEQRIAEAQKLGFEQIFISKYNLPAGGQDRKKIDLSRYKIEVRVVSNIEEVFGLLFG
- a CDS encoding sensor histidine kinase, giving the protein MKRKYIILLHITFWVLLLGNNLWNSIGRGILSGHKNQLVGLQLFFKYLVMETGYLLIPVFCFFSAYLLVAPQIIVKKNYVKAFLLSILTLLFIVAYRYVIEYHLFLPFLGFDNYNGNNYSATRYVSNIFFYYFPSYFVYGLMYFFVEDWYKTRHRQQELEKEKAAAELTFLRSQLNPHFLFNSINDIYSLTYQQSEQAPAALLKLSDILRYMLREGREDTMPIQSEIKYLENVIELQRISTKGAARINFNIEGYIGNQKIAPLLLIAFVENAFKHGVLTDPENPVEICLIATKEEINFKVQNKKNRDHKDKTSGIGLNNVRRRLDLIYPDKHNLTIDDQTGFYTVNLKLQLT
- a CDS encoding DUF4932 domain-containing protein; this encodes MRKSILIMLIALLPAQVFCQDQLNVTVHPGVELFTIVQILAGKYAEPNPSAYSKEVMDYFGKYKEHPAVKKAISFDKVYPDLVELGWCMSDFPNIKIYEPADLNWYKMYGKENVLEYIRLCKDFFNDTHFWQFFQQHQARYNKWGDELKANVDSGKLIKKLQDFYKYDTAIHWYICIDPLNSWGSHAIMTKTLNPQFSAWLVYNTGYFKDNASVNTDPIFEFKNFENLVWHEGSHVYINSLLKKYEKDISELDYLFNKDDEGMKRNQISNWPYCFDENMVRSITASLYKKYSTEEAYKRQMAREKANNFIYVEDLAPFIYNNYLNSNKYKNFADFFPEILKYIKNKCPKKA
- a CDS encoding tetratricopeptide repeat protein; the encoded protein is MHKKQIVVIIIVFIIMGVLFFMPVKGLIKHKEDDGHANAPAVKNQAVSKVDVTVVSAAAKVLIGAALSSQVNDLESQLQKATAEGDKVNLQKKLAKLWDDVNQPAPAAFYYQAVAQQENKFEEWKNAGSRFNDAYKLTQDTASQPAFVTNAIASYKNAVKLDPSNLDAKAGLGVAYVNQTSLGITDPDGGSPMQGIMLLLDVVKQDPNNRNANLSLGLFAMKSGQYEKAVARFKTIIAQKAEVEPYFYLAESYKQLGQKKEAIEAYQKCKEMMPDPAFNQRIDEYIKELKN
- a CDS encoding Rne/Rng family ribonuclease, coding for MIKELIIDSSPSGTTIALLQDKQLVELHKEQTSNNYTVGDIYLGRIKKIMPGLNAAFVDVGYEKDAFLHYLDLGPQVQSLLKLTKQVRSGGYQSKLLDNFKLESDINKGGKISELLSKNQLIPVQIAKEPISTKGPRLSSDISIAGRYVVLVPFSEVISISKKIKSNTERNRLRKIVESIKPKHFGVIIRTVSEGKGVAEMQKDLLDLVSKWEAFITRLPSIEPAKKALGEIDRTSTLLRDILNPDFQHIYVNDNSMFEEVRSYVHEISPDLESIVKFHKNSVPIFEHYGIDKQIKGAFGKTVNLAGGAYLVIEHTEALHVIDVNSGNRTASKENQEENAFQVNKEAAKEIARQLRLRDMGGIVVIDFIDMHKPNNRKDLFDYLRGEMAHDRAKHTILPPSKFGLVQITRQRVRPEMNIVTSEVCPTCNGTGTIRPTILLLDDIETNFNYILVEQNEKNITLTVHPYIEAYIKQGFINRQMKWFLKYSQWIKVKSNPAYQITEFHFFSGKDEEIKL